In Microbacterium pumilum, the following proteins share a genomic window:
- a CDS encoding RNA polymerase sigma factor, which yields MSAPDAAAPGSGEPRAAASDRLLAQVLREESARIVGALAAWLGSFDLAEESVAEAIEEAVREWRARGVPPNPAAWLTQAARHNALDRIRRDKRYREKLALLAEPDVGWPDADPDEPDERLALLFGCCHPALSPESQLALTLRVICGLTTAQIARATLSAETAVAQRIVRAKRKIGAAGIPLRIPEPAERPERLDIVLTIISVMYSEAHLGAGRDASADRDIADDAVWLARVVAAALPREAEAHGLLALLLFHRAREDARAVDGELVLLGEQDRSRWDRRLLAEARRELDAAAMLRRPGRWQLHAAIAACHADAPSSDETDWLQVLTLYDMLLAYDRSPIVRLNRSVALAEIEGPDAAMAELDSLQDALAGYHLWHAVRANVLRRAGRDDEALEADLRAMEYTANEAERRLIAARLQR from the coding sequence ATGAGCGCGCCGGATGCCGCGGCACCGGGCTCGGGGGAGCCCCGGGCCGCGGCATCCGATCGCCTGCTCGCGCAGGTGCTGCGGGAGGAGTCCGCGCGTATCGTCGGAGCGCTCGCCGCGTGGCTCGGCAGCTTCGACCTGGCCGAGGAGTCGGTCGCTGAGGCGATCGAGGAGGCCGTTCGGGAGTGGCGGGCGCGAGGCGTGCCGCCGAATCCCGCGGCATGGCTCACGCAGGCGGCCCGGCACAACGCTCTCGACCGGATTCGGCGCGACAAGCGCTACCGCGAGAAGCTCGCGCTGCTCGCCGAGCCCGACGTGGGTTGGCCGGACGCGGACCCGGACGAGCCGGATGAGCGGCTGGCGCTGCTGTTCGGCTGCTGCCACCCCGCACTCTCGCCCGAGTCGCAGCTCGCCCTCACCCTGCGGGTGATCTGCGGACTCACGACCGCCCAGATCGCACGGGCGACGCTGAGCGCCGAGACGGCCGTCGCACAGCGGATCGTGCGGGCCAAGCGCAAGATCGGCGCCGCAGGAATTCCGCTCCGGATTCCGGAGCCGGCAGAGCGGCCGGAGCGCCTCGATATCGTGCTGACGATCATTTCGGTGATGTACAGCGAGGCGCATCTGGGCGCAGGGCGAGATGCCAGCGCGGACCGCGACATCGCCGACGACGCCGTATGGCTGGCGCGGGTGGTCGCTGCGGCACTGCCCCGCGAGGCGGAGGCGCACGGGCTGCTCGCGCTGCTGCTGTTCCATCGGGCACGAGAGGACGCGCGCGCCGTCGACGGCGAGCTGGTGCTGCTCGGAGAACAGGACCGCTCGCGCTGGGATCGCCGGCTGCTGGCCGAGGCCCGCCGCGAGCTCGATGCGGCCGCGATGCTCAGGCGCCCGGGGCGCTGGCAGCTGCACGCCGCGATCGCCGCATGCCACGCGGATGCGCCGAGCTCCGACGAGACGGACTGGCTGCAGGTGCTGACCCTCTACGACATGCTGCTCGCGTACGACCGTTCACCGATCGTGCGGCTGAATCGTTCGGTGGCGCTCGCTGAGATCGAGGGGCCGGATGCCGCGATGGCCGAGCTCGACAGCCTCCAGGACGCGCTCGCGGGGTACCACCTCTGGCACGCGGTGCGCGCGAACGTTCTCCGACGCGCGGGCCGTGACGACGAGGCGCTCGAGGCCGACCTGCGCGCGATGGAATACACCGCGAACGAGGCCGAGCGCCGCCTCATCGCCGCACGCCTGCAGCGCTGA